The following coding sequences lie in one Arthrobacter sp. SLBN-122 genomic window:
- the speB gene encoding agmatinase, whose product MEELRIEANGNLGPIDSSRIPRYAGTATYARLPRLDQVEKADVTVVGVPFDSGVSYRPGARFGANHVREASRLLRPYNPAWDVSPFENIQVADAGDMAVNPFHINEAIETIQQNALDLTAAGSKLLTLGGDHTIALPLLRAAAERAGGPIAMLHFDAHLDTWDTYFGAEYTHGTPFRRAVEEGILDTEAISHIGTRGPLYGKKDLDDDHRFGFGIVTSADVYYQGVLETVAKVRDRIGDRPLYISVDIDVLDPAHAPGTGTPEAGGITSRELLEIIRGFRGMNLVGADVVEVAPAYDHADMTGVAASHVAYELVTLMADNAVPGSRFGAETGYQAQALGQEARRPAGFAGVTTE is encoded by the coding sequence TTGGAAGAGCTGCGCATTGAAGCCAACGGCAACCTTGGCCCCATCGATTCATCCCGGATTCCCCGTTACGCCGGGACTGCCACCTATGCCCGCCTTCCCCGCCTTGACCAGGTTGAAAAAGCCGATGTGACTGTGGTGGGCGTGCCCTTCGACTCCGGCGTTTCCTACCGGCCGGGAGCCCGCTTCGGCGCCAACCATGTTCGCGAGGCCAGCAGGCTGCTGCGCCCCTACAATCCCGCCTGGGACGTCAGCCCGTTCGAAAACATCCAGGTGGCCGACGCTGGGGACATGGCCGTCAACCCGTTCCACATCAATGAAGCCATCGAGACCATCCAGCAGAACGCGCTGGACCTCACCGCCGCCGGGAGCAAACTGCTGACCCTCGGCGGGGACCACACCATCGCGCTGCCGCTGCTTCGGGCCGCTGCCGAGCGCGCCGGCGGACCCATCGCCATGCTCCACTTCGATGCCCACCTGGACACCTGGGACACCTACTTCGGCGCCGAATACACCCATGGCACGCCCTTTCGCCGCGCAGTGGAGGAGGGCATCCTGGACACCGAGGCCATCAGCCACATCGGCACCCGCGGCCCGCTCTATGGCAAGAAGGATCTCGACGACGACCACCGTTTCGGCTTCGGCATCGTCACCTCCGCGGACGTCTACTACCAGGGCGTGCTGGAAACCGTAGCCAAGGTCCGCGACCGGATCGGCGACCGGCCGCTCTACATCTCGGTGGACATCGATGTCCTGGATCCGGCCCACGCACCGGGCACCGGCACCCCGGAAGCCGGCGGCATCACCAGCCGCGAACTGCTCGAAATCATCCGGGGCTTCCGCGGGATGAACCTGGTGGGCGCCGACGTCGTCGAAGTCGCCCCCGCCTACGACCACGCCGACATGACCGGTGTCGCTGCGAGCCATGTCGCCTACGAACTGGTGACTCTCATGGCTGACAACGCGGTGCCGGGGAGCCGCTTTGGCGCCGAGACCGGCTACCAGGCACAGGCCCTTGGCCAGGAAGCCCGCCGCCCCGCAGGTTTCGCAGGCGTCACCACGGAGTAG
- a CDS encoding DUF559 domain-containing protein, which translates to MEILEYLHKAGGVARSAQLLDAGFSRRDLLRLKEVGATQPKRGLFVLPGCDEDFRAAIEHNGRLSCASAASHYGLWLRRPPTRLHLACNHGHGTGFVRHRTVRFQGQAWSPVAAVEDVALHALGCLTPPASTALATSAIRLHGVPRELLAEQLRADRSGTALRMLRELDLRAESMVEVDAQHLFRTNGISYEAQVFLPGIGRVDFLLDGFLIVEIDGFAFHSQRADMFRDRDRNNSSTVKGFAVLRNMPEHIWFNQQQVLDDIRAVLADRRRPAS; encoded by the coding sequence GTGGAAATTCTTGAGTATCTTCACAAGGCTGGCGGGGTTGCCCGGTCGGCCCAACTCCTCGACGCCGGATTCTCCAGGCGGGACCTGTTGCGGCTCAAGGAAGTCGGTGCAACCCAACCCAAGCGCGGGCTCTTTGTGCTGCCGGGCTGCGACGAGGACTTTCGGGCTGCAATCGAGCACAATGGCCGGCTCAGCTGCGCGAGCGCGGCCTCCCATTACGGTCTCTGGCTAAGAAGACCGCCAACGCGGCTTCATCTGGCCTGCAACCATGGCCACGGAACCGGTTTCGTCCGTCACCGCACCGTCAGGTTCCAAGGGCAAGCCTGGTCGCCAGTAGCAGCGGTCGAAGATGTCGCACTGCATGCGTTGGGTTGCCTTACCCCTCCGGCCTCCACCGCACTGGCAACCTCGGCCATCCGTCTGCACGGCGTGCCGCGGGAACTTTTGGCGGAGCAACTGCGCGCGGATCGCTCGGGCACGGCGCTTCGGATGCTGCGGGAACTCGACCTGCGCGCCGAGTCCATGGTTGAGGTCGATGCGCAGCACCTGTTCCGCACGAACGGGATTTCCTACGAGGCACAAGTGTTTCTGCCGGGCATTGGGAGGGTGGACTTCCTGCTGGACGGCTTCCTCATTGTCGAAATCGATGGCTTCGCATTCCACTCACAAAGGGCTGACATGTTCAGGGACAGGGACCGGAATAATTCATCAACGGTTAAGGGCTTTGCCGTCCTGCGCAATATGCCGGAGCACATCTGGTTCAACCAACAGCAGGTGCTGGATGACATCAGGGCAGTATTGGCGGACCGCCGCAGGCCGGCTTCCTGA
- a CDS encoding helix-turn-helix domain-containing protein encodes MKALPVEPSNVPVAIGSRIRAARQSQRLTIEQVADATGLTKGFLSRVERDLTSPSVASLVTLCQVLSISIGDLFAAPETHLTKRNDGPRISLGGQGIVERLLTARSERRVQIIQAVIEPHGRGESELYAVDCDVDVLHVIKGSIKLILTNEEYELNTGDTVTFPGREPHTWVNPTDKPAEVLWVLVPAASR; translated from the coding sequence ATGAAGGCACTGCCAGTTGAGCCCAGCAACGTCCCTGTTGCCATCGGCTCCAGGATCCGGGCCGCCCGGCAGTCCCAACGGCTCACCATCGAGCAGGTTGCCGACGCCACCGGCCTGACCAAAGGCTTCCTCAGCCGGGTGGAGCGGGACCTCACCTCCCCGTCGGTCGCCTCCCTTGTAACGCTCTGCCAAGTGCTGTCCATTTCCATCGGTGATCTTTTTGCGGCGCCGGAAACCCACCTGACCAAGCGGAACGATGGCCCGCGGATTTCGCTTGGCGGCCAGGGCATCGTGGAGCGGCTCCTGACGGCACGCTCGGAACGCCGCGTCCAGATTATCCAGGCCGTGATCGAGCCCCATGGCCGCGGCGAGTCCGAGCTCTACGCAGTGGACTGCGACGTGGATGTGCTGCATGTGATCAAGGGGTCCATCAAGCTGATCCTCACCAACGAGGAATACGAACTCAATACCGGCGACACCGTGACCTTCCCGGGCCGCGAGCCGCATACCTGGGTCAATCCCACGGACAAGCCGGCTGAGGTGCTCTGGGTCCTGGTCCCCGCCGCCAGCCGCTAA